The proteins below come from a single Papaver somniferum cultivar HN1 chromosome 11, ASM357369v1, whole genome shotgun sequence genomic window:
- the LOC113321956 gene encoding pleiotropic drug resistance protein 2-like, producing MSNFGAVLGGGGDELARSLSRSSFGGSTRRQSLTLREVFTTAPNSDGFRSGRRVEEDELIWAAIERLPTYDRIRKSVLSQVTASGRIHLSQVDVSKLDLQDRKQLTESILKVVEEDNEKFLLRLRNRIDRVGIDIPKIEVRFENLSVEGDAFIASRALPTLFNASLNAMEMLLGFIRCSPSKKVVNKILRDVSGIVKPSRLTLLLGPPASGKTTFLQALAGKLDRSLRVTGKITHCGHEFKEFIPQRTSAYISQNDLHYAQMTVRETLDFAGRCLGVGTRYDLLAELSRREKEAGIKPDPEIDAFMKAISIEGQESSLVTDCVLKVLGLDICADTMVGGAMARGISGGQKKRVTTGEMVVGPAKAYFMDDISTGLDSSTTFQIIKFMKQLVHVINVTMVISLLQPAPETFELFDDIILVSEGEIVYHGPRENILEFFEYMGFKCPERKGVADFLQEVTSKKDQEQYWYNKNETYRYISVSEFVQSFKSFSIGQQLIEELRIPYDKSRAHPAALVKNKYGISSRELFKACFSREWLMMKRNSFLYIFKTCQITFMSIIALTVFLRTEMTVGTIEGGGKYLGALFFSLIQVMFNGVAELSMTVVGLPVFYKQRDLLFFPAWAYALPIWILRIPLSLMESGLWIILTYYTIGFAPAASRFFGQLLAFFGIHTMALSLFRFIAALGRTTVVANTLGTFTLLLVFVLGGYIVVKDDLQPWMSWAYYVSPMMYGQNAIAMNEFLDDRWNKPLPGVDPITGQNTVGKILLKSRGLFMTNSWFWICIGALFGFSVIFNVLFIAALTYLSPFGDSKALNTYEDDDENKSKDIRLQASAGSDGAEPRRGMVLPFQPLSVAFSHVNYYVDMPAEMKNQGIDETRLQLLSDVSGAFRPGVLTALVGVSGAGKTTLMDVLAGRKTGGYIEGAINISGYPKNQTTFARVSGYCEQTDIHSPHVTVYESLLYSAWLRLSADVNKETRKMFVDEVMDLVELHPLRNSLVGMPGVDGLSTEQRKRLTIAVELVANPSIIFMDEPTSGLDARAAAIVMRTVRNTVDTGRTVVCTIHQPSIDIFEAFDELLLLKRGGRVTYAGSLGTHSHKLVEYFEAIPGVPKIRDGYNPATWMLDISSASMEAQLDVDFGEVYANSTLYERNQELIKELSTPTQDSEDLHFPSEYSQDFITQCKACFWKQHWSYWRNPKYNAIRLFTTIVIGVLFGVIFWDKGDKVSKQQDLQNLLGAMYAATLFLGAGNASSVQSIVAVERTVFYRERAAGMYSALPYAFAQVAIEVIYVFVQTLVYSLILFSMIGFPWSAAKFLYFFYFMFMCFTYFTMYGMMTVAMTPAPEIAAIAMSFFLGLWNLFSGFLIPRPQIPIWWRWYYWASPVAWTLYGLVTSQVGDRTNELQIPGLPINPTVQKYLQESFGWEYGFLKWVVLAHIGFVLAFFFVFAYGIKYLNFQRR from the exons ATGTCGAATTTCGGAGCTGTATTAGGTGGAGGAGGGGATGAATTAGCTAGATCTCTGAGTAGATCATCTTTTGGTGGGAGCACTCGAAGACAATCGTTAACTCTAAGAGAAGTATTTACGACGGCACCTAACTCTGATGGATTtcgaagtggaagaagagttgaagaagatgaactcaTATGGGCTGCAATTGAAAGATTACCAACTTATGATAGGATTAGGAAATCAGTTCTCTCTCAGGTTACGGCGAGTGGTAGAATTCATCTTTCTCAAGTTGATGTGTCGAAATTGGATTTACAGGATAGGAAACAATTGACGGAGAGTATACTCAAAGTTGTTGAAGAAGATAATGAAAAGTTTCTTCTCAGATTGAGGAATCGAATCGATAG GGTTGGAATTGATATTCCTAAAATTGAAGTGCGATTTGAGAATTTGTCAGTGGAAGGGGATGCGTTTATTGCAAGTAGAGCACTTCCGACTTTGTTCAATGCTTCGCTGAACGCTATGGAG ATGCTTCTTGGTTTTATACGATGTTCGCCATCCAAGAAAGTAGTTAACAAGATACTTCGTGATGTTAGTGGAATTGTTAAACCTTCAAG ATTGACGTTGCTACTTGGACCTCCAGCCTCAGGGAAAACAACATTTCTGCAAGCACTTGCAGGGAAGCTTGATAGAAGTTTACGG GTAACTGGAAAAATCACCCACTGCGGTCACGAATTTAAAGAATTCATTCCTCAAAGAACTTCTGCATATATTAGTCAGAATGATCTTCACTATGCACAAATGACAGTCAGGGAAACGTTGGATTTTGCTGGACGATGTTTAGGAGTTGGAACCAGATACGACTTGTTGGCAGAGTTGTCAAGACGAGAAAAGGAGGCAGGAATAAAGCCAGATCCTGAGATCGATGCATTCATGAAGGCAATTTCCATAGAAGGCCAAGAAAGCAGTTTGGTTACAGATTGTGTTCTTAAG GTACTTGGGCTGGACATTTGTGCTGATACTATGGTGGGTGGTGCCATGGCAAGGGGTATCTCTGGTGGACAGAAAAAGCGTGTGACAACTG GAGAAATGGTGGTTGGTCCAGCAAAAGCTTACTTCATGGATGATATATCAACCGGTCTAGACAGTTCGACTACCTTTCAGATTATTAAGTTTATGAAACAGTTGGTTCATGTGATAAATGTGACTATGGTCATATCTCTCTTGCAACCTGCTCCTGAAACATTTGAGCTTTTCGATGACATTATCCTAGTTTCCGAGGGTGAGATTGTCTACCATGGTCCCCGTGAAAACATTCTCGAGTTCTTCGAATATATGGGATTCAAATGCCCTGAGAGGAAAGGGGTTGCAGACTTTTTGCAAGAGGTAACTTCGAAGAAGGACCAAGAGCAATATTGGTACAATAAGAATGAAACTTACAGATACATCTCAGTATCCGAGTTTGTGCAGTCGTTCAAAAGTTTCAGCATAGGTCAACAACTTATAGAGGAACTCAGAATTCCTTATGACAAATCTAGAGCCCATCCAGCTGCATTAGTAAAGAACAAGTATGGTATCTCCAGCAGGGAACTTTTTAAGGCATGCTTCTCCAGGGAATGGTTGATGATGAAACGCAACTCTTTCTTATACATTTTCAAAACTTGTCAGATAACATTTATGTCAATTATTGCATTGACAGTGTTCCTGAGAACAGAAATGACAGTGGGTACAATAGAAGGTGGAGGAAAGTATCTTGGAGCATTGTTTTTCAGTCTGATTCAGGTCATGTTTAATGGGGTGGCGGAGCTCAGTATGACTGTCGTTGGACTCCCTGTGTTCTATAAGCAGAGAGATTTGTTGTTCTTCCCTGCATGGGCTTATGCTTTACCGATTTGGATTCTCAGGATTCCTCTATCTCTGATGGAATCAGGGTTGTGGATCATATTAACATATTACACGATTGGGTTTGCTCCTGCAGCCAGTAG GTTCTTTGGTCAGTTGTTGGCATTCTTCGGTATTCATACGATGGCTTTATCTCTTTTCCGCTTCATAGCAGCACTCGGAAGAACAACGGTTGTTGCCAACACACTTGGTACCTTCACTTTGCTACTGGTTTTTGTGCTTGGAGGATATATTGTTGTCAAAG ATGATCTTCAGCCATGGATGAGTTGGGCATACTATGTTTCTCCCATGATGTATGGTCAGAATGCCATTGCCATGAATGAGTTTCTTGATGATCGGTGGAACAAG CCTCTTCCCGGTGTCGATCCTATTACTGGTCAAAATACAGTTGGAAAGATCCTTCTAAAGTCTAGAGGCTTGTTTATGACGAACAGTTGGTTCTGGATTTGTATTGGGGCACTATTTGGTTTTTCTGTCATCTTCAATGTTCTTTTCATCGCTGCACTCACTTATTTAAGCC CTTTTGGTGACTCTAAGGCTTTGAATACGTatgaagacgacgatgaaaaTAAGTCAAAGGATATTAGACTACAAGCAAGTGCTGGTTCAGATGGTGCAGAACCAAGAAGAGGAATGGTTTTACCTTTTCAGCCTCTTTCAGTTGCGTTCAGCCATGTCAATTATTATGTCGATATGCCTGCT GAAATGAAGAACCAAGGAATTGATGAAACCCGTCTCCAGTTGTTAAGTGATGTTAGCGGAGCTTTCAGACCTGGTGTATTGACAGCATTAGTTGGTGTTAGTGGTGCTGGAAAAACTACCTTGATGGATGTTCTAGCAGGAAGGAAAACCGGAGGGTACATTGAAGGAGCAATTAACATATCTGGATATCCAAAGAACCAAACAACATTTGCCCGAGTTAGTGGTTACTGTGAACAAACTGATATCCATTCACCTCATGTCACAGTTTATGAGTCTCTTTTATACTCAGCCTGGCTTCGTTTATCTGCTGATGTTAATAAGGAGACCCGGAAG ATGTTTGTTGATGAGGTTATGGATTTGGTTGAGCTTCATCCATTGAGAAATTCTCTAGTTGGTATGCCTGGAGTAGATGGTCTTTCAACTGAACAGAGAAAGAGACTAACCATAGCTGTAGAGTTGGTTGCCAATCCATCAATCATTTTCATGGATGAGCCAACATCAGGTCTTGATGCTAGGGCTGCTGCCATTGTCATGCGAACAGTGAGAAACACTGTGGATACAGGGAGAACCGTTGTTTGCACAATCCATCAACCTAGTATTGACATTTTTGAAGCTTTTGACGAG CTATTATTGCTGAAAAGAGGAGGGAGAGTCACCTATGCTGGATCACTTGGCACTCATTCTCACAAACTTGTAGAATATTTTGAA GCCATCCCAGGGGTCCCAAAAATTAGGGATGGATACAATCCTGCTACATGGATGCTTGACATTAGCTCTGCTTCAATGGAGGCTCAGCTTGACGTGGATTTTGGTGAAGTTTATGCGAATTCCACCCTCTATGA GAGAAACCAAGAACTCATCAAAGAATTAAGCACGCCTACACAAGATTCCGAAGACCTTCACTTTCCTTCAGAGTATTCTCAAGACTTTATTACTCAATGCAAAGCGTGTTTCTGGAAACAACATTGGTCATACTGGAGGAACCCAAAATATAATGCAATCCGGTTATTCACAACAATAGTCATTGGTGTTTTATTCGGTGTCATCTTTTGGGACAAAGGAGACAAAGT GTCTAAACAACAAGACTTGCAGAATCTGCTTGGAGCTATGTACGCTGCTACTCTTTTCCTTGGAGCTGGGAATGCATCTTCCGTTCAGTCTATCGTGGCAGTTGAGAggactgttttctatcgtgaaaGAGCTGCGGGAATGTACTCAGCATTGCCTTACGCATTTGCACAG GTGGCCATCGAAGTGATCTATGTTTTTGTTCAAACCTTAGTTTACTCTCTTATCCTTTTCTCTATGATTGGATTTCCTTGGAGCGCAGCCAAGTTCCTTTACTTCTTCTACTTCATGTTCATGTGCTTTACCTACTTCACAATGTACGGAATGATGACAGTAGCAATGACTCCAGCGCCTGAAATTGCTGCCATCGCCATGTCCTTCTTTTTAGGTTTATGGAATTTGTTCTCTGGTTTCCTCATTCCTAGGCCG CAAATCCCAATATGGTGGAGATGGTACTACTGGGCTTCGCCTGTTGCTTGGACTCTCTATGGTCTAGTGACATCTCAGGTCGGCGACAGGACCAACGAGTTGCAGATTCCAGGGTTGCCAATCAATCCAACAGTGCAAAAGTACTTGCAAGAAAGCTTTGGCTGGGAATACGGTTTCCTCAAATGGGTTGTCTTAGCCCATATCGGCTTCGTCCTTGCCTTCTTCTTTGTCTTTGCTTATGGAATCAAGTACCTCAATTtccaaagaagatga